In Sphingobium sp. B2D3C, a genomic segment contains:
- a CDS encoding molybdenum cofactor biosynthesis protein MoaE yields MADATPSISLRVTAEDFDPGRELARLEGLDGGGIASFTGLVRDDGGLRALRLEHYPAMTQAQIAAVVEEACARWPLLGVTVIHRFGELPVCARIVFVGTASAHRVAALESCAFLIDWLKVSAPFWKQEIRHDGSAGWVEAKGADDARAAIWRQGRLDPI; encoded by the coding sequence GTGGCTGACGCCACGCCCTCGATCTCGCTGCGCGTCACGGCGGAGGATTTCGATCCGGGCCGCGAGCTGGCCCGGCTGGAAGGGCTGGATGGGGGCGGGATCGCGAGCTTTACGGGGCTGGTGCGCGATGATGGCGGGCTGCGCGCGCTCCGGCTGGAGCATTATCCCGCGATGACACAGGCGCAGATCGCTGCGGTGGTCGAAGAAGCCTGCGCCCGCTGGCCGTTGCTCGGCGTGACGGTCATCCACCGGTTCGGTGAACTGCCGGTCTGCGCGCGGATCGTCTTCGTCGGCACCGCCTCGGCCCACCGCGTCGCCGCGCTCGAATCCTGTGCGTTTCTCATCGACTGGCTGAAAGTCTCAGCGCCCTTCTGGAAGCAGGAGATCCGGCACGACGGCTCGGCCGGCTGGGTCGAAGCGAAAGGCGCCGACGACGCGCGCGCCGCAATCTGGCGGCAGGGGCGGCTGGACCCGATCTGA
- a CDS encoding hydrogen peroxide-inducible genes activator — translation MSIYMPTLKQLQYLVALKEHGHFGRAADACFVTQSTLSAGIRELESLIGVTLVERTRRIVRFTALGDRIVTKAHRVLREAEELAAIAQASGTPLVGELRMSVIPTIAPFLLPRLLPKLREERPALQLYLREETSHAALDSLRHGHADCVLLALPFPCGDAEIEVLFDDALFVAFPKDDPRDPPALITPEMIDGNRLLLLEDGHCLKEHALAACNRAELRTEATITGTSLHTLVQMVDNGLGLTLLPDMAIRGGILANTKITARPIQSPSAHREIALVWRRNSPREADFRLMADILRNAATSQQETAEAA, via the coding sequence ATGTCGATCTACATGCCGACCCTCAAGCAGCTCCAATATCTGGTTGCGCTGAAGGAACATGGCCATTTCGGGCGTGCGGCGGATGCGTGCTTCGTCACCCAATCGACGCTCTCGGCCGGCATCCGCGAGCTGGAATCGCTGATCGGCGTCACTTTGGTCGAGCGGACCCGCCGTATCGTGCGCTTCACGGCGCTGGGCGACCGCATCGTCACCAAAGCCCACCGGGTGTTGCGCGAGGCCGAAGAACTGGCCGCTATCGCGCAGGCCTCCGGCACGCCACTGGTCGGCGAATTGCGGATGAGCGTCATCCCCACCATCGCGCCGTTTCTTCTCCCCCGCCTACTACCCAAACTGCGCGAGGAGCGCCCGGCGCTGCAGCTTTATCTGCGCGAGGAAACCAGCCACGCGGCGCTCGACTCGCTGCGCCACGGCCATGCCGATTGCGTGCTGCTCGCCCTGCCCTTCCCCTGCGGCGATGCGGAAATCGAGGTGCTGTTCGATGATGCGCTGTTCGTGGCCTTTCCCAAGGACGATCCGCGCGATCCGCCGGCCCTGATCACGCCCGAGATGATCGACGGCAACCGCCTGCTGCTGCTGGAGGATGGCCACTGCCTGAAGGAACATGCGCTGGCCGCCTGTAACCGCGCGGAATTGCGTACCGAGGCGACCATCACCGGCACGTCGCTGCATACGCTGGTGCAGATGGTCGATAATGGTCTGGGTCTGACCTTGCTGCCGGACATGGCAATAAGGGGCGGCATTCTTGCCAACACCAAGATCACCGCGCGGCCGATCCAGTCGCCGAGCGCCCATCGCGAGATCGCCTTGGTCTGGCGGCGCAACTCGCCGCGAGAAGCGGACTTCCGATTGATGGCGGACATTTTGCGCAACGCCGCGACCAGCCAGCAGGAGACAGCCGAGGCTGCCTGA
- a CDS encoding sulfite exporter TauE/SafE family protein, whose translation MDFALMLLPFVAVGFGAQIIDGALGMAYGVISSSLLLALGVPPKAASASVHAAETCTTAVSAISHVLHGNVDWKLFWKLVVPGMIGGVAGAYFLSNIDGELIRPYILSYLAFIGLWLLWRGLRHTEAHVRDPRFVSPLGLLGGFLDASGGGGWGPVVTSNLLIQGTSPRHTIGTVNTVEFFLTLSISITFLVHLGWETFTTATTGLLIGGVLAAPLGAWIAKHVPARPLLIMVGCVLTLTTGYGILRSLELIG comes from the coding sequence ATGGATTTTGCGCTGATGCTGTTGCCCTTCGTGGCCGTCGGCTTCGGTGCGCAGATAATCGATGGCGCGCTCGGCATGGCCTATGGCGTCATTTCCAGCAGCCTCCTGCTCGCGCTCGGTGTTCCGCCCAAGGCAGCCTCCGCCAGCGTTCATGCCGCGGAGACCTGCACCACCGCCGTCTCCGCGATCAGCCATGTGCTGCATGGCAATGTCGACTGGAAGCTGTTTTGGAAATTGGTGGTTCCCGGGATGATCGGCGGCGTTGCGGGCGCCTATTTCCTCTCGAATATCGACGGCGAACTGATCCGGCCCTATATCCTCTCCTACCTTGCCTTTATTGGCCTCTGGCTGCTTTGGCGCGGCCTGCGCCATACCGAGGCGCATGTGCGCGACCCCCGGTTCGTGTCGCCGCTCGGCCTCCTCGGTGGCTTCCTCGATGCATCCGGCGGCGGCGGATGGGGGCCCGTCGTGACCTCGAACTTGCTGATCCAGGGCACCAGCCCGCGTCACACGATCGGCACGGTCAACACGGTCGAGTTTTTCCTCACGCTGTCGATCAGCATCACCTTCCTCGTCCATCTCGGCTGGGAGACGTTCACCACCGCCACGACCGGGCTGTTGATCGGCGGCGTGCTGGCCGCGCCGCTCGGCGCCTGGATCGCCAAGCATGTTCCGGCCCGGCCTTTGCTCATCATGGTCGGTTGCGTGCTGACCTTGACCACCGGCTACGGCATCCTGCGCTCGCTTGAACTGATCGGCTAG